A section of the Flavobacterium ardleyense genome encodes:
- a CDS encoding thiamine phosphate synthase: MNDKIQYISQGETAAEQMLNIEKVLDAGGKWIQLRYKNPSQTEVLKLAIQVKKAIESYGCTFIINDSPAIAKEVDADGVHLGFSDMSISAAKIIVGADKIVGGTANTFDDVLQRSQENCSYVGLGPYAFTTTKKHLSPILSLAGYKNTMNKLRELNIEIPIYAIGGIHLTDIKSILETGIYGIALSGAITRHDNQRELYNQLYQLCNHYK; encoded by the coding sequence ATGAATGATAAAATTCAATATATATCCCAAGGTGAGACTGCCGCAGAGCAAATGCTAAACATCGAGAAAGTTCTTGATGCGGGCGGAAAGTGGATTCAGCTTCGGTATAAAAATCCTTCTCAAACAGAAGTTCTAAAACTTGCAATTCAGGTTAAAAAAGCCATAGAGTCATACGGCTGTACTTTTATAATTAATGACTCACCAGCAATAGCAAAGGAAGTTGATGCTGATGGAGTTCATCTAGGATTCAGCGATATGTCAATTTCAGCAGCCAAAATTATTGTGGGAGCTGATAAGATAGTTGGTGGCACGGCAAATACTTTTGATGATGTTTTACAACGTTCTCAGGAAAACTGCAGTTATGTTGGTTTAGGTCCCTACGCATTTACTACTACTAAAAAACATTTAAGTCCAATATTAAGTCTTGCGGGATACAAGAACACGATGAATAAACTGCGCGAACTCAACATAGAAATTCCAATTTATGCCATCGGAGGAATTCATCTCACTGATATAAAATCAATATTGGAAACTGGAATTTACGGAATAGCACTTTCTGGCGCAATTACGCGTCACGACAATCAACGA
- a CDS encoding thiamine phosphate synthase encodes MIVVSSPKFLHNEASCINQLFDAGLEIFHLRKPDSSREELERLLASVEEKYYSRIVLHQQFGVSLKFNINRIHFNERTRSRRHEILQDFDMQKLILSTSVHSINDFNELPRVFEYAFLSPIYPSISKPDYKSKVDLIQSVKSRTNFETKLVALGGIEEGNQKSAIESGFDHVAVLGTIWNAECPIKKFKSMKLNK; translated from the coding sequence ATGATAGTCGTAAGCAGTCCTAAATTTCTACACAATGAAGCTAGCTGTATAAATCAACTTTTTGATGCTGGTTTAGAAATTTTCCATCTTCGAAAACCTGATAGTTCAAGGGAAGAATTAGAAAGACTTTTAGCTTCGGTAGAGGAAAAATATTATTCGAGAATTGTTCTGCATCAGCAATTTGGCGTAAGCCTAAAATTTAATATTAACAGAATTCATTTTAATGAAAGAACACGCTCGAGAAGACACGAAATTCTACAAGATTTTGATATGCAAAAGCTGATTCTCTCAACATCTGTTCATAGCATTAATGATTTTAATGAACTGCCGAGAGTTTTTGAATATGCTTTTCTAAGTCCAATATATCCAAGTATTTCGAAACCAGATTACAAGTCAAAAGTTGATTTAATTCAATCGGTCAAATCTAGGACGAATTTCGAAACAAAACTGGTTGCTTTGGGCGGTATCGAGGAAGGAAATCAGAAGAGTGCAATCGAATCGGGATTTGATCACGTAGCTGTTTTAGGTACTATATGGAATGCTGAATGTCCTATAAAAAAATTTAAATCTATGAAATTGAATAAATAA